A stretch of Pempheris klunzingeri isolate RE-2024b chromosome 19, fPemKlu1.hap1, whole genome shotgun sequence DNA encodes these proteins:
- the tpm2 gene encoding tropomyosin beta chain isoform X4: MEAIKKKMQMLKLDKENAIDRAEQAEGDKKGAEDKCKQLEEELLGLQKKLKGVEDELDKYSESLKDAQEKLEQAEKKATDAEAEVASLNRRIQLVEEELDRAQERLATALQKLEEAEKAADESERGMKVIENRASKDEEKMEIQEMQLKEAKHIAEEADRKYEEVARKLVILEGDLERSEERAEVAEARVRELEEELRLMDQNLKSMMCGEDEYSQKEDKYEEEIKVLTDKLKEAETRAEFAERSVAKLEKTIDDLEEKLAQAKEENLDMHQVLDQTLLELNNL, translated from the exons ATGGAGGCCATCAAGAAGAAGATGCAGATGCTGAAGCTAGATAAGGAGAACGCGATAGACCGAGCAGAGCAGGCTGAGGGGGACAAGAAGGGAGCAGAGGACAAATGCAAACag ctggaggaggagctgctgggtCTGCAGAAGAAGCTGAAAGGAGTGGAGGATGAGCTGGACAAATACTCAGAGTCACTGAAGGATGCCCAGGAGAAGTTGGagcaggcagagaaaaaggCCACAGAT GCCGAGGCAGAGGTGGCATCTCTAAACAGGCGTATCCAGCTGGTAGAGGAGGAGTTGGACCGAGCTCAGGAGAGACTGGCTACTGCTCTGCAGAAGCTGGAAGAGGCTGAGAAAGCTGCAGATGAGAGTGAGAG AGGAATGAAGGTCATAGAGAATAGAGCATCAAAAGACGAAGAGAAAATGGAGATCCAGGAGATGCAGCTGAAAGAGGCCAAACACATTGCTGAGGAGGCTGACCGCAAATATGAAGAG GTTGCACGTAAACTGGTAATCCTGGAGGGAGATCTTGAGCGCTCAGAGGAACGTGCTGAGGTGGCCGAGGC ACGAGtgagggagctggaggaggagctcagaCTAATGGATCAGAATTTGAAGTCCATGATGTGCGGCGAGGACGAG TACTCACAAAAGGAGGACAAGTATGAAGAAGAAATTAAAGTTCTTACTGACAAACTGAAAGAG GCTGAGACCCGTGCAGAGTTTGCTGAGAGGTCTGTGGCCAAGCTGGAGAAGACCATTGATGATTTGGAAG
- the tpm2 gene encoding tropomyosin beta chain isoform X1, with protein MEAIKKKMQMLKLDKENAIDRAEQAEGDKKGAEDKCKQLEEELLGLQKKLKGVEDELDKYSESLKDAQEKLEQAEKKATDAEAEVASLNRRIQLVEEELDRAQERLATALQKLEEAEKAADESERGMKVIENRASKDEEKMEIQEMQLKEAKHIAEEADRKYEEVARKLVILEGDLERSEERAEVAEAKSGDLEEELKNVTNNLKSLEAQAEKYSQKEDKYEEEIKVLTDKLKEAETRAEFAERSVAKLEKTIDDLEDEVYAQKLKGKALSEELDLALNDMTTL; from the exons ATGGAGGCCATCAAGAAGAAGATGCAGATGCTGAAGCTAGATAAGGAGAACGCGATAGACCGAGCAGAGCAGGCTGAGGGGGACAAGAAGGGAGCAGAGGACAAATGCAAACag ctggaggaggagctgctgggtCTGCAGAAGAAGCTGAAAGGAGTGGAGGATGAGCTGGACAAATACTCAGAGTCACTGAAGGATGCCCAGGAGAAGTTGGagcaggcagagaaaaaggCCACAGAT GCCGAGGCAGAGGTGGCATCTCTAAACAGGCGTATCCAGCTGGTAGAGGAGGAGTTGGACCGAGCTCAGGAGAGACTGGCTACTGCTCTGCAGAAGCTGGAAGAGGCTGAGAAAGCTGCAGATGAGAGTGAGAG AGGAATGAAGGTCATAGAGAATAGAGCATCAAAAGACGAAGAGAAAATGGAGATCCAGGAGATGCAGCTGAAAGAGGCCAAACACATTGCTGAGGAGGCTGACCGCAAATATGAAGAG GTTGCACGTAAACTGGTAATCCTGGAGGGAGATCTTGAGCGCTCAGAGGAACGTGCTGAGGTGGCCGAGGC TAAATCAGGTGACCTTGAGGAAGAGTTGAAAAATGTCACCAACAACTTGAAGTCACTGGAAGCCCAGGCTGAGAAG TACTCACAAAAGGAGGACAAGTATGAAGAAGAAATTAAAGTTCTTACTGACAAACTGAAAGAG GCTGAGACCCGTGCAGAGTTTGCTGAGAGGTCTGTGGCCAAGCTGGAGAAGACCATTGATGATTTGGAAG ATGAAGTGTATGCTCAGAAGCTGAAGGGAAAGGCTCTCAGTGAGGAGCTGGACCTGGCCCTCAACGACATGACTACCCTGTAG
- the tpm2 gene encoding tropomyosin beta chain isoform X3 produces MEAIKKKMQMLKLDKENAIDRAEQAEGDKKGAEDKCKQLEEELLGLQKKLKGVEDELDKYSESLKDAQEKLEQAEKKATDAEAEVASLNRRIQLVEEELDRAQERLATALQKLEEAEKAADESERGMKVIENRASKDEEKMEIQEMQLKEAKHIAEEADRKYEEVARKLVILEGDLERSEERAEVAEARVRELEEELRLMDQNLKSMMCGEDEYSQKEDKYEEEIKVLTDKLKEAETRAEFAERSVAKLEKTIDDLEDEVYAQKLKGKALSEELDLALNDMTTL; encoded by the exons ATGGAGGCCATCAAGAAGAAGATGCAGATGCTGAAGCTAGATAAGGAGAACGCGATAGACCGAGCAGAGCAGGCTGAGGGGGACAAGAAGGGAGCAGAGGACAAATGCAAACag ctggaggaggagctgctgggtCTGCAGAAGAAGCTGAAAGGAGTGGAGGATGAGCTGGACAAATACTCAGAGTCACTGAAGGATGCCCAGGAGAAGTTGGagcaggcagagaaaaaggCCACAGAT GCCGAGGCAGAGGTGGCATCTCTAAACAGGCGTATCCAGCTGGTAGAGGAGGAGTTGGACCGAGCTCAGGAGAGACTGGCTACTGCTCTGCAGAAGCTGGAAGAGGCTGAGAAAGCTGCAGATGAGAGTGAGAG AGGAATGAAGGTCATAGAGAATAGAGCATCAAAAGACGAAGAGAAAATGGAGATCCAGGAGATGCAGCTGAAAGAGGCCAAACACATTGCTGAGGAGGCTGACCGCAAATATGAAGAG GTTGCACGTAAACTGGTAATCCTGGAGGGAGATCTTGAGCGCTCAGAGGAACGTGCTGAGGTGGCCGAGGC ACGAGtgagggagctggaggaggagctcagaCTAATGGATCAGAATTTGAAGTCCATGATGTGCGGCGAGGACGAG TACTCACAAAAGGAGGACAAGTATGAAGAAGAAATTAAAGTTCTTACTGACAAACTGAAAGAG GCTGAGACCCGTGCAGAGTTTGCTGAGAGGTCTGTGGCCAAGCTGGAGAAGACCATTGATGATTTGGAAG ATGAAGTGTATGCTCAGAAGCTGAAGGGAAAGGCTCTCAGTGAGGAGCTGGACCTGGCCCTCAACGACATGACTACCCTGTAG
- the tpm2 gene encoding tropomyosin beta chain isoform X2: MEAIKKKMQMLKLDKENAIDRAEQAEGDKKGAEDKCKQLEEELLGLQKKLKGVEDELDKYSESLKDAQEKLEQAEKKATDAEAEVASLNRRIQLVEEELDRAQERLATALQKLEEAEKAADESERGMKVIENRASKDEEKMEIQEMQLKEAKHIAEEADRKYEEVARKLVILEGDLERSEERAEVAEAKSGDLEEELKNVTNNLKSLEAQAEKYSQKEDKYEEEIKVLTDKLKEAETRAEFAERSVAKLEKTIDDLEEKLAQAKEENLDMHQVLDQTLLELNNL; this comes from the exons ATGGAGGCCATCAAGAAGAAGATGCAGATGCTGAAGCTAGATAAGGAGAACGCGATAGACCGAGCAGAGCAGGCTGAGGGGGACAAGAAGGGAGCAGAGGACAAATGCAAACag ctggaggaggagctgctgggtCTGCAGAAGAAGCTGAAAGGAGTGGAGGATGAGCTGGACAAATACTCAGAGTCACTGAAGGATGCCCAGGAGAAGTTGGagcaggcagagaaaaaggCCACAGAT GCCGAGGCAGAGGTGGCATCTCTAAACAGGCGTATCCAGCTGGTAGAGGAGGAGTTGGACCGAGCTCAGGAGAGACTGGCTACTGCTCTGCAGAAGCTGGAAGAGGCTGAGAAAGCTGCAGATGAGAGTGAGAG AGGAATGAAGGTCATAGAGAATAGAGCATCAAAAGACGAAGAGAAAATGGAGATCCAGGAGATGCAGCTGAAAGAGGCCAAACACATTGCTGAGGAGGCTGACCGCAAATATGAAGAG GTTGCACGTAAACTGGTAATCCTGGAGGGAGATCTTGAGCGCTCAGAGGAACGTGCTGAGGTGGCCGAGGC TAAATCAGGTGACCTTGAGGAAGAGTTGAAAAATGTCACCAACAACTTGAAGTCACTGGAAGCCCAGGCTGAGAAG TACTCACAAAAGGAGGACAAGTATGAAGAAGAAATTAAAGTTCTTACTGACAAACTGAAAGAG GCTGAGACCCGTGCAGAGTTTGCTGAGAGGTCTGTGGCCAAGCTGGAGAAGACCATTGATGATTTGGAAG